One Candidatus Methylomirabilota bacterium genomic window, GCACCAGACCGGCCACAATAGCGGCGTCATCCACTCGGGCATCTACTACAAGCCCGGCTCGCTCAAGGCGAAGCTCTGTGTGGAAGGCGCGCGGCTCATGAAGGCCTTCTGCACCGAGCACGGCATTCACTGGGAGCCCTGCGGCAAGCTCATCGTGGCCACGGATCAGCAGGAGCTCCCGCGCCTGCAGAGCATCTACGAGCGCGGCCAGGCCAATGGCCTCTCGGGTCTGAAGATCCTCGAGGCCGAGGAGGTGCGGGGCATCGAGCCCCACTGCCAGGCCGTGCGCGCCATCGTCGTGCCCGAGACGGGCATCGTGGACTACATCCAGGTCGCCGGGAAGATGGGCGAGCTGCTCGAGAAACGCGGCGTCGACATCATGACGTCGGCGGGGGTGACGGCCATCGGGCGGACGGGGCGGGGGCTCGTCCTGGAGACGCCCCGCGGGGCATTCTCGAGCCGCTTCCTCGTCAACTGCGCGGGTCTCTACTCGGACGAAGTGGCCCGGCTCATGGGGATCCAGCCCGAGGTCCGCATCATTCCTTTCCGCGGCGAGTACTACATGCTACGGCCCGAGCGCCGCTCCCTCGTGCGGAACCTCATCTACCCCGTGCCCGATCCCGAGTTCCCGTTTCTGGGCGTCCATTTCACCCGCACCGTCCACGGCGACGTCGAGGCGGGGCCCAACGCGGTGCTGGCCTTCGCCCGCGAAGGCTATACCCTCGGCACGGTCAGGCCCGGGGAAGTGCTCGGGATGCTCGGCTATCGCGGCTTCTGGTCGATGGCGGCCCGCTACTGGAAGATGGGCGCCTACGAGATGTATCGCTCCGCGAGCAAGTCGGCCTTCGTGCGCTCGTTGCAGAAGCTGGTGCCGGACATTCGCGAGGCCGACATCGAGCGGGGCGGGGCTGGCGTGCGCGCCCAGGCGGTGGCGCCCACCGGCGCCCTCGTGGACGACTTCAAGATCAGCGTCACCGAGGGCGCCGTCCACGTGGTCAATGCCCCCTCGCCGGCGGCCACCGCCTCCCTCGCCATCGGTCGCCACATCGCCGGCCTCGCCGCGGACACCTTCGGCTCGGCTCTCTAGCGCGAACTATTCACGAGCGCGCGTACCGCATCCTGGCCTCCCCCTCACCCTGCCCTCTCCCCCTGCGGGGGCGAGGGATCAAAATAAATCCCTCTCCCTCGGAGAGGGAGAGGGCCGCAGTTCGAGCTAAGCGGCGCAGCCGCGAGGCGAGGGCTGAGTAGACCAGGGTGGCGTTGTCCCGCGA contains:
- the lhgO gene encoding L-2-hydroxyglutarate oxidase codes for the protein MNQTSDITIIGGGIIGLATAMALTDRYPRARLTILDKEPKIAAHQTGHNSGVIHSGIYYKPGSLKAKLCVEGARLMKAFCTEHGIHWEPCGKLIVATDQQELPRLQSIYERGQANGLSGLKILEAEEVRGIEPHCQAVRAIVVPETGIVDYIQVAGKMGELLEKRGVDIMTSAGVTAIGRTGRGLVLETPRGAFSSRFLVNCAGLYSDEVARLMGIQPEVRIIPFRGEYYMLRPERRSLVRNLIYPVPDPEFPFLGVHFTRTVHGDVEAGPNAVLAFAREGYTLGTVRPGEVLGMLGYRGFWSMAARYWKMGAYEMYRSASKSAFVRSLQKLVPDIREADIERGGAGVRAQAVAPTGALVDDFKISVTEGAVHVVNAPSPAATASLAIGRHIAGLAADTFGSAL